The Lasioglossum baleicum unplaced genomic scaffold, iyLasBale1 scaffold0021, whole genome shotgun sequence genome contains a region encoding:
- the LOC143219288 gene encoding uncharacterized protein LOC143219288 — MFKLAVLAALLAVAVAAPGGLTGIVADHGIGPITAPLVVGHAAPLAAAHVIAQPVSPIVRTAPIVTKTVLTAAPLPLLSVHGGLH, encoded by the exons ATGTTCAAGTTG GCTGTCCTCGCTGCCCTTTTGGCTGTCGCTGTCGCCGCTCCTGGTGGTCTGACCGGAATCGTCGCCGACCATGGAATTGGCCCGATCACCGCTCCCCTGGTTGTAGGCCATGCTGCTCCCTTGGCTGCCGCCCATGTCATTGCCCAACCTGTCTCCCCCATCGTCCGCACCGCCCCGATCGTCACCAAGACTGTTCTGACCGCCGCTCCCCTGCCCCTCCTCTCCGTTCATGGCGGTTTGCATTAA